The sequence AACCTATtgggtttaaaaaaaaaaacaaacacaccctaaatttcctgcaatttagTTCTATTCAACAAACTGAATCCTCAATATCAACACTTGAAACTCCAATATAATAGAATGCCACGGTGCAAAAATATTGGAGAAAAGAGATTTTAAGTCCCCACTGGTGATTAATATAATCCCGAGGAATTTCATATGTAGTTGTTTATTGAAACatctttgataaaaaataaataatgcatgcaTGATGCATTGTAATTTGTATGAGCACGTGAATCATCGGTACACTTCAGAACTACTACGAAAGAATATTTGGATTATTTATCTTTCATCTTTTATAGATGAATGGTATGTCGGTTTaaaaatagagtaaagtatcgttttttctccaacgtttgggataaatcctatttgtgtgtctaacgtttaaatcgtcctatttatattcttaacgtttgtaaaagtgatttaatgttaTCTTGCCATCAATTATACATCATAAGTGCtttattttgagttttaaaaattccttcttgaagttagaatacaaatgtctgggatagaatcgatgatttactctgaaaaatagctcatcaaatgttaaactaattcctacaacatttacataattcacttttctagagatataattgaatctaaacacaaatagtgggtataatattaaaattgaacacattcaagtgagacctaattgagaatgaatacatccaagtgagaataattgaaaaatctaatctgatttgttagtataattgatagtaggataatattgaatcacttttataaacgttaaggatacaaataggaagatttaaacgttagggatacaaataggacttaccccaaacgttggggacaaaaacgatactttactcttaaaaatacaatgataaatatgttaaattaattaaaaaaatatctctaCTTTGTTAACATGTTGAACTCATCAAATAGATTGGAAAATTATCAGTGTGATATCTCAGAGTGCCTTTCTCTTTTAGCACTTGCCATAAAATAGAAAGAAGGAGTGTTAGGGACCAGCAGATTTTGTTATTTGTAGCtatcaattagttattattagtatttttaatggtgtaaaattatatctaatagtgtgaaattattcacttttttttttgcagTTAAGTGTTGGTCAAATTTTAATCAAAATATTGGCCCCTAAACTTTTTCAAATAGAAATGTTACTTAAATTGGCGAATGAATCTTGTTAAGAAAACTCAATTTCGATTTGTTAACTAGAAACCAAACAACatcaaattaacaaaatcaattttagttttaaaatactcTTAAGACAATTCTAAGCCTACCAAAAGAAGTGCTTAAAACAACAATATCTGGTCTCATTTTTTTTGTATGGTCGTTGATTTCCATTATTTGAACTGAATTATTTAGATACTTTTCACGTAAAATTGAATATATGTTGGTGCATTTTTCAGGGACGATTTGTGAAGAGGGAATGAaaattgagaagttcatagactGTGGTAGGCACTATTCCTAATAAGAACGCTGTCAATATTACAGTGTTCAAATAGAAAATTTTGTGCCTTCTGTGGTGGAACTGGGGAGCTCTCCTTTGTTGAAATGTTTATAAAATTATGCCTTTTCCCACGGGTTCTGCATATGTATCNAACCTGGTTATTATGAAGTTGAAAGTGACACTagtcaaatttaaatataaaattcctGTATAATAGCTCTTGTCATGCACTAAGATTATTCTTAAAAAGATGTAAGCCACCATATGGTTATTATAAATTTCTTATAATAATTGTAGATTggttaaattaaaaataagaatGAAAGTTATTGGGTTAAAACAGAAATTAAGAATAGAGGAATATGAATGAAATAGTAAAAGAAAAAGTTTAGGAACGagcaattttaatttatattaattagtaTTTTTAGTTAATAGTCTAATATTATGCttttagttaatatttttaaatataattaattaattattgataaaaaataataaattacactGATTATTGTTGCAGTATTGCTCCAAAAAAATTCCATGAAAACATGACATCTTATCTCAAATAACTCAAGTAAAAGTTCACTTTGACTTTTAGTATATTCAAAAGGAGAAGATTGTTGATTTAACGTAACACAGTAATGTGTTACGTAGCATAATCTACACCttaaacttttatttatttatttatttgggtgAGGCATGGTTGTTTAATTGTTCCCATAAAATAAAGTTATAGATATGTATTATTATTGGAGATGAGATATTTTGttcttatttattaaaaaataaattattaatctttttaataaaaatatccaaCAACATCATAACACATATAAActtctttaaaaaaagatatttttagtatttttatggaAGTGTTCTCGTTTAGAGCTTTACCATTCTCAATCCAAGCTGAGTTAGCATTCAAGACTACTGGCCTACAACCGAAAGTGTTGGTCTCCAAACACTTACTACTTAAAGTGACGCCAAGTTGCCGACAACCCATAGAAATACTCTATCTCtatcatatatataattatttatgttttttcTCCCATTAGTTTAAGTTTTTTAAGAAGTGATTTTAATATGTAGTATTAGAATTCTCTCTACAAAAGATTTAGAATTCGATTCTAAAAGTAAAACAAATagtataaaacaaataaaaaaagaaaaaaatttatgcaaaaaattaaacaaacccAAAAATACTCATGCttaaaaaagaagaataatagaTATATAACTATTGATGTCAGGGTCCTTTATtaacttaaatttttgaaaaaaattagttTCGTGACCCCTCTATTAAATTTTAGAACTATAAATCTTTCTAATTGCTCTAACAGAAACTCCATGGAGAATTTGGCACTAGCAAGGCCTCCCATTAACCAACGAAAATGATCCATAGTAGCTAGAGAAGAAGATTGGATGAAAGACAAGATTAAAAATGTGCAGGGAAAACACACTTAGAAAGGTCCTGCCGATTGATGAGTTCTATGACTACCATTTTCTAAACAAATTTGGAGACTCATCAATTGGTCCTCAGGGTGGACACAAATTAAACACTGAAACACAAAGCAGAGGAAAATTTGGGAGGTTATGCGTTGAAACAGATTTGACAAAACCGTTACAATCTATGTACATACATTCTCAATGGTGATATCTATCACATCAAATACAAATCAAAGGCCTTCATATGAATTGTTTTCAAGAACATAACGAGATTTGATGTGCTAATAGAAAATGAAAATCTAACAAAGAAGCAATATGAAAGGCAAGCAAATAACTTCCTTCTATTAGGGGGCATCTAGCAACAAcagtgttagaatataattagaatcaattagtattatttagtatatctgaatatttattatagaatattacatCTTTATTATTACAATTCTCTTAATACTTATAAATAccattttatattgtatcattctaaacaacttgaatagacaacttgaatatattcaataatacacaaatccttcCTCCAGTTTAGTCTTTTGTTTATAACAAACAGAAAGAGTTTTTAAAACAAGGCACAAACGAGGCAAAGTAAGGAAACTACTAGGAAAATCTAGCCACTGGTCTTATTACATAGTTTGTGTAAGCTCCATTATTTAGTTCATAAACATATTCATTATTACATTGTTAATAACCAGTGATAAATTTATGATGAAGAACCCTATAATTCCCCTAGGGGCAAGCTAGAGAAGATGCTAGAACCATTTTCTCTTGAGAAACGCCAGCATTGCATATGTTAGCAATGGCCCTGGTGTATTTCCTTCCATACGTTGACAGGGCACCACAATAGCTCTCATAAATTTTTATCTGCATAAAATAGCATACATCAATTTATCAATGATCTTATGTAACAATAAGTAAACAGTTATTTAAAAGACTAATGTTTATTGGATCACATCAGTATATGgattaaaatcaaataatttaTTTGTTCACTTACATAATTCTTAAAACAATCCCAATCATCCACAAGAGGTTGGCCTGATGGACGAACACTTGAGATCAATGATGTTCTGTACTCTTCTCCAAACAAGTGATCTGCAATGGCCTTCACGCTATTGTCCACGTGCTCCCTTTGAGCTATTTCTTCTattaaccccttttgagcttcCATCCTTTCTTTTGATCCTTCTGGAGCGTTTTTGaactgaaatcacaaaaaaaagtaATGATCACGTAACATTTTTCTCTTGTGtatatagtaaaaaaaaaaaaaaaaagacaagacAACCTTGTGGCTAAGATAGTGGAGAAGTGCATCTCGTTGGTTGACAAATTTTGTCGGGGTGGTAGTAGAGGAAGAATATGCATTTGTACTGGCACTCACTCCGGTTGCACCAATGTAGGTTACTAGAAAATCATCGGTGAAGTTTTTGTTTCCATATTGCATCACATGAGAACCTTTTTCCTCCCAATCTAATGTTTTCTCGCGAACCTGTGCATCAATCACACACATATATCTTCATGTATCAACATTATTTCAATATGAGTTTATATAGtgttagaatatatatatattggcaTGGGACTTACAGTTTCATATTGTTGTTGCAAAGTTTCTTTTGTCCTATCATTTTTGTCGCTGACACCAAATATATTTCACATGACCAAGAATGTTAATATATTATAAACAGCATAAATAAATTTAAGATGAAACTCTCCGAAACTCTCTCACATAATTCTTTTATTACCTAAAATATTCACCGCCAGCAACAAttactaaattttataaaattcagAACTTCAAAAGTTAGGAGTGTGCATGGATTTAACTAATGGCTTTTGTTAAATAAACAATGACTTTTAAGAACAATCTAAATAATAGGTTCTAGAATTAgcccaataaagtaaaaaaatactaCCTTCTCAAATTATCACTTAAACCCTAACATTAGGATAATCACCGTAcacctaataaattgaacatccaCCCATTATTAACTGTGCATGCATGAGTAAAccgaatcaaaagaaataactatccaattaaaaataatgaacataattaTCTGCATACCTATTAAATTGAACATCCGACGTATtcattgttcatattatttataatattctcattgtctacctatacttttctttAACGAATATATCTTCTCCATACACATTGTTTCGATTTGAACCCCTAAGTCAATAATGCATAAACAGTTATAAAATATCTAAATGCGCAAATGCATGTACTTAATTAGAAATGCTACTTGTTATTTAAAATTCAGTTTTTGGTGAATCtttttaagaatttattattatttaattaatttaaatattcacTTTCACCAAGAATCATTGAAGAGATTATTGGCCAAAAGATAAAAAGAAGCCACTTGGAAAACAATAAATTCTTAACTAAAAATCAATGGCCTAATCAATCACATAATGTTTATATATTCtatttatatatgaatatatGTATCGTTTAAGTTATTCTCAATatgtattctattttatattcCAACGTATATTATTCTACGTGAATAGTTGATTTAGTGgctaaattattatatatacagACCTGTCTTCCATCCATAAAACGCTATAAGAATCTCCCAAGCAAGTTTGAAACTCAGGAGGAGGAGGATATGTCGGATCTCCAGGGCAGTAACAACCCCAGCTGCTCTCATTTGCATTGGAAGCGGTGGTTACGTATATGTTTATGTTTTCTGGAAGAATCCCTTCGAACATGCTCCCAGATTCACATGCTTCCAAGTATATTACCTTTTTTCCAATTATATCAACTAGTCAAATAAATTCAACACCTTACAACAAGTAAAATTTAATTCAGCGTTCAAGAAAAACTGACCATCTTTTTATAGGCGTTAGCCGCATGTTTGCTTTTCAATACATTTATAAAATCATTGGCCACAACGAAATCCCCAACTGGCATACCTGATCAAATTGTATTTACCCAGTTAATTTATGATTTGTATGTCTCTTTCACACCTTCAATCAATGTATATaataagatattattatataCTAGGTAAGTTTTGTTTTATTTGGTTTTCTCATGAAAAATTTTGTGAGCATTGAAGTCGTTCGTTCTTAGTAGTATTAAAAGTACCGGTTGGTCCCAATGATAGCAATGGCTGTTTTCCCAATGATACTATTAAAAGAGGCTTTGTAATTTTGTTGTAATGAGATAatcaagagagagagaaaagtcaGCAAACAGTTATGTTTTAAAATAAGAGTTTAAATTTTGATGCCCAGatggtataaaatattttatgcagaggtttaattatatctattttttaaataattatttatatctttaatataaaaaataattatttttgttgatatATATATTAATACATAATTGAATATacgtataaaataattttatactaacaatatattaaaattaaattttcaaaaataagtgcAAAAGAAATATTAGTAATTTAGTAGCATCTTTATAACACTTTTGTTTTAGTTACGGTAACTCTAAATTCAAACAAAATATATAAAAGGATTAATAATTAAATTGTTAACTCAACTGCACATTTCATATAGTATAAATAGTAATGATTAAGAGTGTTAATTTATCTTCGCTCTTAATTATTCTTTTAATATTTAAAAGAGTAAACAATTTAATTATATATaccattaattattaattttttattttgataaaaatataatttaatcaataaaaaataatttattaaaaaatattttggtaaaaaaaatttaatgataaaaaaataaaatttttgttaaagagtatttttgtaaaaaataattttttaaaaaatagataaaattaatattagctaacacaaattttaaaatggattaaagatgaaattttttaaaagttataaataAGAAAATGTATATTTTacaaaagaaggaaaggaagtGTCATTTTAGCTTTTTTCAGGCAAGGAGAGTGGAATTTTCTCAaaactaaaatataataatttgtaTGTAAATGTTATTCATCAATTTGTATAATATATTAGTACAGAAAATCGTAGTAATTTATGTGTGTATATGTATATGCAAAAACTAATAACATATCAAAAGTTTAATATATATATTGGTTAACAACGGTTAGCCAAAAATTACTAATGCTCTAAAATATCTGTACCACTTCTAAAGCATGAATCTTGTGATTTTACTACACAAATTAAAGATGTTCCTCTTCAGATATCTATATATGAATATAAAGTTTAAATAAGAATTAAATAatatgttagtgacacttaccaatGATGCCTGGTCCACCATGGTCAGCATAGTAAATAAAAATGGTGTCATTCGGACCACTATTCAGCATCTTACCACTGCCTCCGGTAATAGCACTTTGGTTCCCACTTATTACGGCGTATAAGTTTTCCGCACTTGTGTAATTTCCGGTATAGTCCTACAAAGTTGAGATAATAATTAAATCGGTCTTTTAATTTTCACACAATAATTATATTGCTCTTTCGATATTTAAACTGATCAAATTAGTCcattaatttcaaattatatcaATCGAGTTAATTTTTTCTCAATAGACTAGTTAATAAAAGATATTAACAAAAGACTAATATAGAACATTAAATACCATGTGGTATGTATATTATTAGACTAAGAACATATGACACAAAAGGTTTTCAATCAATTTGGTTCCTTAAGTGAGGGGCCATTTTGATTATGAATAAAAATTAAGAGATCAATTTTATTGTTATCtttatttatcaattaaattTGAAGAATACTTTGTACTAttcaattatcatattatattGGAGTGACTCACAATTTGAAGAATTGAATTTTGGCCTTTTTTTGTTAAGTGTGAATTAGTATATGATTTTCGCATGTTAATTAACAATTTTAGTAGTTGAATATTGTTTTCCTTAGAGTTACAACTTACAAAGCTCAAATCATCATATTTCTATTTTAGTAACAAAATACATtcgttatatatatatttgtaaaaTAATCAAGCATCTCATGAATAAGTTCTCAGGTATCTGCTTTTATTTGAAAACTTAAAACTAACATTTTGTCTCATAtcgaaaaagaggaaagagagagtATGAAATGTCATTCTTTTCATgacttgagtttttttttttttaatttactacATTTGAGTTTAAATATGCTNNNNNNNNNNNNNNNNNNNNNNNNNNNNNNNNTTGAACAGttatattatattaacatttctattttaaattaataatttcgTAAAATAGATAAAAGTAGATATATTATGTTGTATTTAATTACCTTAGGAACACCTTGATAAACATCTGAACCATTGGGATGATTGATTATAACGCCAGGCCTTGGGTTTTCTTCATTATTGGCGATGTCATCACTCATGAATACAATGATATTTTCATCTTTAAGGCCTCCATTCTTCATTATTTGGTAAGCATGGCAAATATCGGCTTGGTGCCTATAATTTCCAAACCCATTGGAACCAGCGACAAGCACAGCCCATCTCGCTCCTTCTGAATCATCATTACTCACAAGAGGATGAAAATTATTATTTGACACATGACGACCCTCCAACGTCGTCATTCTTGAACTTAGCCATACTGAAGCTATTAACAAAGGGACCCAACAAGTCATCTTATGATTCATCTTGCATGCAATATAATATAATGTTCAATTTGTATGTCAAAGATTATTGTAATGTATATATAGTGGAGCTATACTATATACTGAGC is a genomic window of Arachis ipaensis cultivar K30076 chromosome B06, Araip1.1, whole genome shotgun sequence containing:
- the LOC107648431 gene encoding vacuolar-processing enzyme-like, which produces MNHKMTCWVPLLIASVWLSSRMTTLEGRHVSNNNFHPLVSNDDSEGARWAVLVAGSNGFGNYRHQADICHAYQIMKNGGLKDENIIVFMSDDIANNEENPRPGVIINHPNGSDVYQGVPKDYTGNYTSAENLYAVISGNQSAITGGSGKMLNSGPNDTIFIYYADHGGPGIIGMPVGDFVVANDFINVLKSKHAANAYKKMVIYLEACESGSMFEGILPENINIYVTTASNANESSWGCYCPGDPTYPPPPEFQTCLGDSYSVLWMEDSDKNDRTKETLQQQYETVREKTLDWEEKGSHVMQYGNKNFTDDFLVTYIGATGVSASTNAYSSSTTTPTKFVNQRDALLHYLSHKFKNAPEGSKERMEAQKGLIEEIAQREHVDNSVKAIADHLFGEEYRTSLISSVRPSGQPLVDDWDCFKNYIKIYESYCGALSTYGRKYTRAIANICNAGVSQEKMVLASSLACP